One window of Deltaproteobacteria bacterium genomic DNA carries:
- a CDS encoding restriction endonuclease subunit S has translation MAGEWNEAPLSDLAELSGGFAFKSGDYALSGRFVLRTLNIADDCSINRNDAVYIPEDLCPAYSRFELKPDDTLFVMVGATLGKVGFVRGKDLPALLNQNMWLIRARPEKACARFVHYAFRHAVKESLGWASGSARDFVRRDDYRNLKIPAPPLPEQRAIAHILGTLDDKIELNRRMNETLEGMARALFQSWFVDFDPVRAKLAGRDPGLPKEIADLFPDRFEDSELGEIPKGWRVERLSAAMTFRGGSQPPSSEFVSEPREGYVRLVQIRDFYSDSHLTYVPDSPRLRKFTTDDVMIARYGSSGNTEKSSDSLARVCRGLSGAYNVALVKMVPNRPWREFLNYFLRSSAFQSAIKGMGARSVQSGFRKEDLDVIPIATGSAQIHAAFERFADLVWRRTYAIVNG, from the coding sequence ATGGCGGGTGAGTGGAACGAAGCCCCGCTTTCAGACCTCGCAGAGCTTTCTGGAGGTTTCGCGTTCAAGAGTGGGGACTACGCGCTCTCGGGGCGTTTCGTCCTTCGGACACTCAACATTGCCGACGATTGCAGCATCAATCGAAATGATGCGGTCTACATACCCGAGGACCTTTGTCCGGCGTACAGTCGTTTTGAATTGAAGCCAGACGACACCCTATTCGTCATGGTTGGCGCGACGCTCGGAAAAGTCGGATTCGTTCGAGGAAAGGACCTGCCAGCGTTACTCAATCAGAATATGTGGCTCATTCGGGCGAGGCCGGAGAAGGCGTGCGCCCGCTTTGTGCACTACGCGTTTCGTCATGCAGTGAAGGAGAGCCTCGGTTGGGCTTCGGGCAGCGCGCGTGATTTCGTTCGGAGAGATGACTATCGAAACTTGAAGATTCCGGCGCCACCACTCCCCGAGCAACGGGCCATCGCCCACATCCTCGGCACGCTGGACGACAAGATCGAGCTGAACCGGCGGATGAACGAGACGTTGGAGGGGATGGCGCGGGCGCTCTTCCAGTCGTGGTTCGTGGACTTCGACCCCGTCCGTGCCAAGCTGGCGGGCCGCGATCCCGGCCTGCCCAAGGAGATCGCCGACCTCTTTCCCGACCGCTTCGAGGACTCCGAGCTGGGCGAGATACCGAAGGGATGGAGGGTGGAGCGACTCAGTGCTGCGATGACGTTTCGGGGCGGGTCACAGCCGCCTTCGAGCGAGTTCGTCTCGGAACCGCGAGAGGGTTACGTACGACTCGTACAGATTCGCGACTTCTATTCCGATAGCCACTTGACCTACGTCCCCGACTCTCCGAGGCTGCGTAAGTTCACGACCGACGATGTCATGATCGCGCGTTACGGATCGTCGGGAAACACCGAGAAATCAAGCGACTCACTGGCGCGAGTGTGCCGTGGCTTATCCGGCGCATACAATGTCGCGCTCGTGAAGATGGTCCCGAATCGTCCGTGGCGTGAATTCCTGAACTACTTCCTGCGCTCGTCTGCGTTTCAATCCGCCATCAAGGGCATGGGCGCTCGCAGCGTGCAGTCTGGCTTCAGGAAGGAAGACCTTGACGTGATTCCGATCGCCACAGGTTCTGCGCAGATCCATGCTGCGTTTGAGCGATTTGCCGATCTTGTGTGGCGTCGTACCTATGCGATTGTGAACGGATGA
- a CDS encoding SAM-dependent DNA methyltransferase gives HILTPGRYVGAEAQEDDGEPFEEKMRRLTATLREQQAEAAKLDAAIAANLKELGYGG, from the coding sequence CACATACTCACGCCCGGGCGCTACGTCGGCGCCGAGGCGCAGGAAGACGATGGCGAGCCGTTCGAGGAGAAGATGAGGCGCCTCACCGCGACGCTGCGCGAGCAGCAGGCCGAGGCTGCGAAGCTCGATGCCGCCATTGCCGCCAACCTGAAGGAGCTTGGGTATGGCGGGTAG
- a CDS encoding DUF1016 domain-containing protein produces MAGRKPKSAAVGRSDFAALLADVKGRIQAAQTRAVLAVNAELVRLYWDIGRIIADRQRREGWGAAVIPRLAKELKNELPELKGFSERNIDRMIAFYRAYPDPARFSPPAVAKLLPQEEVPQVVAKSSTQIVQGAPAQMPDALLWSVPWAHHVVLMEKVKDLAVRRWYMAQTLANGWSRNVLALQIDARAHARHGKVVSNFAVMLPAPQSDLAQQTLKDPYIFDFLTLTEPFQERELETELVRHLEKFLLELGRGFAFVGRQVALEVGDQDFFVDLLFYHLKLRCYVVVELKAVPFDPVFVGQINIYLSAADDLLRHPDDKPTIGLLLCRSKNKYVVEYALRHLKRPIGVAGWETKLVEKLPKALKGSLPTVEEIEAELAATREPKKPHRTRKDGGR; encoded by the coding sequence ATGGCGGGTAGGAAACCGAAAAGCGCGGCCGTCGGCCGGTCCGACTTCGCGGCCTTGCTCGCCGATGTGAAGGGCCGCATCCAGGCTGCCCAGACGCGGGCGGTGCTCGCGGTCAACGCCGAACTCGTCCGCCTCTACTGGGACATCGGGCGGATCATCGCCGATCGGCAGCGTCGTGAAGGATGGGGTGCGGCGGTGATACCGCGCCTGGCCAAGGAGCTGAAGAACGAGTTGCCGGAACTGAAAGGCTTCTCCGAACGAAACATCGACCGGATGATCGCCTTCTACCGAGCGTACCCCGATCCTGCCAGGTTTTCGCCACCGGCGGTGGCGAAATTGCTGCCACAGGAAGAAGTGCCACAAGTGGTGGCGAAATCGTCCACTCAGATTGTGCAAGGAGCGCCTGCACAAATGCCGGACGCGCTCCTGTGGTCCGTGCCCTGGGCGCACCATGTCGTCTTGATGGAGAAGGTGAAGGATCTCGCTGTTCGCCGCTGGTACATGGCGCAGACGCTCGCCAATGGCTGGAGCCGCAACGTCCTCGCCCTGCAGATCGATGCCCGTGCCCACGCCCGGCACGGTAAGGTCGTCTCCAACTTCGCCGTCATGCTGCCCGCGCCGCAGTCGGATCTGGCCCAGCAGACACTCAAGGATCCCTACATCTTCGACTTCCTCACCCTCACCGAGCCATTCCAGGAGCGCGAGCTCGAAACTGAACTCGTCCGTCATCTAGAGAAGTTCCTGCTGGAACTCGGCCGAGGCTTCGCCTTCGTCGGCCGGCAGGTGGCGCTCGAAGTCGGCGATCAGGACTTCTTCGTCGATCTGCTCTTCTACCACTTGAAGCTACGCTGCTACGTCGTCGTCGAGCTCAAGGCCGTCCCGTTCGATCCCGTGTTCGTAGGCCAAATCAACATTTATCTGTCGGCGGCCGACGATCTCCTACGCCACCCCGACGACAAGCCGACCATCGGTCTGCTGCTCTGCCGTTCGAAGAACAAGTACGTCGTCGAGTACGCGCTGCGGCATCTCAAACGCCCCATCGGCGTCGCAGGGTGGGAGACGAAGCTCGTGGAGAAACTTCCCAAGGCGCTGAAGGGGAGCTTGCCCACGGTGGAGGAGATCGAAGCGGAACTGGCTGCCACACGCGAGCCCAAGAAACCCCACCGCACCAGGAAGGACGGCGGAAGATGA